The sequence CGACGGCGGTGctctgggggaaggagctgaggatgggtccCGGCAGGGTGACCACCACGGTGGAAGGCTGGATGACGACGCGGGAGTCCTcgcactgcctgacgcagggctcgttgcagctgttagCCAGCGGGGTGGGTccgcaggggctgcagaggtcGTAGCAGGCCATGTCTGTGGTGCGGAGGGGTCCTGGAAGAGAGGGTGTTGAGAGAGCGGGGGTGTGTGAGGAGGGCGAGGGAGTGGGGAGGcgtggtgtggggctgtggggagcgtgGGTGGCGGTGGGGAGGCGTCAGGAGCGGTGAGGCTGGTGGCCGAGCGTGCTGTAAGAGCTGGGCCGGGTGGGGCAGGAGACGGAGGGGAAGGGGGTTCGCGCTCACCTTGTTGACCGCGTAGGAGAAGGCGTCAGGAGAAGTGTGTGAGGGAGAGAGGCGCTGGGCCGGCTTTTATGCTGGCCCCCAAGGGGCGTGACAGCCTTTGCGCATGACAGCATTGTTCGGCGAGCAGCTCTTGCATGCCACAGCC comes from Grus americana isolate bGruAme1 chromosome 2, bGruAme1.mat, whole genome shotgun sequence and encodes:
- the LOC129202882 gene encoding LOW QUALITY PROTEIN: feather keratin-like (The sequence of the model RefSeq protein was modified relative to this genomic sequence to represent the inferred CDS: deleted 1 base in 1 codon; substituted 1 base at 1 genomic stop codon) → MLSCAKAVTPLGGQHKSGPAPLSLTHFSXRLLLRGQQGPLRTTDMACYDLCSPCGPTPLANSCNEPCVRQCEDSRVVIQPSTVVVTLPGPILSSFPQSTAVGSSSSAAVGNILSSQGVPVSSGAFGYGYGFGGLGCFGGRRGCSPC